From a single bacterium genomic region:
- a CDS encoding S8 family serine peptidase, translated as MNGRRGITIVRAILPVGVLVAAATILYLKPGNNEAPKGPPAAAPALYGFMGAAGGEQSYAPGRLLVQIRDGAMETTLMDVPLDKGRRVKEAKTGLKGVDDLAQNAGVTGISRPYDAPLNRSKAAGAGVDRWFMFHFADVKDLPGLADAFAALDEVQAVSLDWRAFPSAVPTDPGFADNWGHENRAQLPAYNPNGSHSHTGDGAGVVGFDADLPQAWDGPQGYGSASVVIAIIDSGVDTDHADLRLVTGYDFGDDDADPDDNAAGAGHGTACAGVAAALNNGIGAVGVAPGCSIMPLKVAESDGYMYFSAVQNALYYAADHGADIVSMSFGAPIKTDAATEAALQYADAAGVVLLAATGNGNKGDIQYPAASPYVIAVGAASPGGDRKRSSSLAQELNAGVSADPRGPTCDGERWWGSSYGAIVKGAADAVDLLGPTILPTCDIMGSGGYSAGDVEPFFNGTSCATPYVAGVAALILSAFPDYTPAEVRELLVSSARDVVNDESEAGWDRYSGSGLVNAAAAVGSAAPVTPIAAFTTVTASGSAPLEVVFTDASTGAATAWAWDFGDGSSSTEQSPSHIYAEAGVYDVSLTVTNESGSHTATQAGCVSVAAAVAAAAVLQQNQPNPFNPVTQVAFNLPRDCNVRLTIYNTRGQQVAVLAEGSLPAGNHTVTWDATGQPSGVYFCRLEGPGINESRKMTLLK; from the coding sequence ATGAACGGTCGTCGCGGTATCACCATCGTGCGCGCCATCCTGCCGGTCGGTGTGCTGGTCGCGGCAGCGACCATCCTGTACCTGAAGCCCGGGAACAACGAGGCGCCCAAGGGGCCGCCGGCCGCGGCGCCGGCCCTCTACGGATTCATGGGCGCCGCGGGCGGTGAACAATCCTACGCGCCGGGCCGGCTTCTCGTGCAGATCCGCGACGGGGCGATGGAGACGACGTTGATGGACGTGCCCCTGGACAAGGGGCGCCGGGTGAAGGAGGCGAAGACCGGCCTCAAGGGCGTCGATGACCTGGCGCAGAACGCCGGCGTCACCGGGATCAGCCGGCCCTACGATGCGCCGCTCAACCGCAGCAAGGCTGCCGGCGCGGGCGTCGATCGCTGGTTCATGTTCCACTTCGCCGACGTGAAGGACCTGCCCGGCCTGGCCGACGCCTTCGCGGCGCTGGACGAGGTGCAGGCGGTATCGCTGGACTGGCGCGCGTTCCCGTCCGCTGTTCCGACGGACCCCGGCTTCGCCGACAACTGGGGCCACGAGAACCGGGCCCAGCTTCCCGCCTACAATCCGAACGGCAGCCACAGCCACACGGGCGATGGCGCCGGCGTCGTGGGCTTCGACGCCGACCTGCCGCAGGCGTGGGACGGGCCGCAGGGCTACGGCTCGGCGTCCGTCGTCATCGCCATCATCGATTCGGGCGTGGACACCGACCATGCCGACCTTCGCCTGGTGACCGGCTACGACTTCGGTGACGACGACGCCGATCCCGACGACAACGCCGCCGGCGCCGGCCATGGCACCGCCTGCGCGGGCGTTGCCGCCGCCCTGAACAACGGCATCGGCGCCGTGGGCGTGGCGCCGGGGTGCAGCATCATGCCGCTGAAGGTGGCCGAGAGCGACGGGTACATGTACTTCAGCGCCGTCCAGAACGCGCTCTACTACGCCGCCGATCACGGCGCCGACATCGTGAGCATGAGCTTCGGCGCGCCGATCAAGACCGATGCCGCGACCGAAGCCGCGCTGCAGTATGCCGACGCCGCCGGCGTGGTGCTGCTGGCGGCCACCGGCAACGGCAACAAGGGCGACATCCAGTACCCGGCCGCGAGCCCGTACGTGATCGCCGTCGGCGCGGCTTCGCCGGGCGGCGACCGCAAGCGCAGCTCGAGCCTGGCCCAGGAACTGAACGCGGGCGTCTCGGCCGATCCGCGCGGTCCCACCTGCGACGGCGAGCGCTGGTGGGGGTCCAGCTACGGCGCCATCGTGAAGGGCGCGGCCGACGCGGTCGACCTGCTCGGGCCGACCATCCTGCCCACCTGTGATATCATGGGCAGCGGCGGGTACAGCGCGGGCGACGTCGAGCCGTTCTTCAACGGGACCAGCTGCGCCACGCCGTACGTGGCCGGCGTGGCGGCGCTGATCCTCTCGGCGTTCCCGGACTACACGCCTGCCGAGGTGCGCGAGCTGCTGGTCAGTTCCGCCCGTGACGTGGTCAACGACGAGTCCGAGGCCGGCTGGGACCGCTACTCCGGATCGGGCCTGGTCAACGCCGCGGCCGCGGTCGGCAGCGCGGCTCCTGTCACGCCGATCGCGGCGTTCACCACCGTGACGGCCAGCGGCAGCGCGCCGCTCGAGGTGGTGTTCACCGACGCCTCGACGGGCGCCGCCACGGCCTGGGCCTGGGACTTCGGCGACGGCAGCAGCTCGACCGAGCAGAGCCCCAGCCACATCTACGCCGAGGCGGGCGTCTACGACGTCTCGCTGACGGTGACCAACGAGTCCGGCTCGCACACCGCGACCCAGGCCGGCTGCGTGAGCGTGGCGGCGGCCGTGGCGGCCGCAGCGGTTCTCCAGCAGAACCAGCCGAACCCGTTCAATCCCGTCACGCAGGTCGCCTTCAACCTGCCGCGCGACTGCAACGTCAGGCTGACGATCTACAATACGCGTGGTCAGCAGGTGGCCGTGCTCGCCGAAGGCTCGCTGCCGGCCGGCAACCATACCGTGACCTGGGACGCCACCGGCCAGCCGAGCGGTGTGTACTTCTGCCGGCTGGAAGGGCCGGGCATCAACGAGTCGCGGAAGATGACGCTTCTCAAGTGA
- a CDS encoding PAS domain-containing protein, translated as MTPHAWVHEFPAAITVCDATGIILEMNARAIETFARDGGAELVGRNVLDCHPEPSRTQLATMLAEKASNAYTIEKNGVRKLIYQSPWYENGEYRGFVEMSLVIPETMPHHVRT; from the coding sequence TTGACGCCACATGCCTGGGTCCACGAGTTCCCCGCGGCGATCACCGTCTGTGACGCCACCGGCATCATCCTCGAGATGAACGCGCGCGCGATCGAGACCTTCGCGCGCGACGGCGGCGCCGAACTGGTCGGGCGCAACGTGCTCGACTGCCACCCCGAGCCATCGCGGACACAGCTGGCGACGATGCTCGCGGAGAAGGCGTCGAACGCCTACACCATCGAGAAGAACGGCGTGCGCAAGCTGATCTACCAGTCGCCCTGGTACGAGAACGGCGAGTACCGCGGCTTCGTCGAGATGTCGCTCGTGATCCCGGAGACGATGCCGCACCACGTCCGCACCTGA